One window of Leptotrichia sp. oral taxon 498 genomic DNA carries:
- a CDS encoding 6-phospho-alpha-glucosidase → MKKFSIVVAGGGSTFTPGIVLMLLENLDKFPIRQIKFYDNDAERQEVIAKACDIIIKEKAPDINFVYTTDPETAFTDVDFVMAHIRVGKYAMREKDEKIPLRHGVLGQETCGPGGIAYGMRSIGGVIELVDFMEKYSPNAWMLNYSNPAAIVAEATRRLRPNSKILNICDMPIGIEIRMAETLGLKSRKDMVVRYFGLNHFGWWTDIRDKQGNDLMPALREKVAKVGYNVEIEGENTEASWNDTFTKAKDVFAVDPTTMPNTYLKYYLFPDYVVKHSNPNHTRANEVMEGREKFVFGECRAIAEKGTAKDSKLHVDDHASYIVDLARAIAYNTKERMLLIVENDGAISNFDPTAMVEIPCIVGSNGPEKIVQGKIPQFQKGLMEQQVSVEKLTVEAWIEGSYQKLWQAITLSRTVPSASVAKAILDDLIEANKDFWPVLK, encoded by the coding sequence AAATTTTATGATAATGACGCTGAAAGACAAGAAGTTATTGCAAAAGCATGTGATATTATAATAAAAGAAAAAGCACCTGATATTAACTTTGTTTATACAACTGATCCTGAAACAGCATTTACAGATGTTGACTTTGTTATGGCACATATAAGAGTTGGAAAATATGCAATGCGTGAAAAAGATGAAAAAATACCTTTAAGACACGGAGTATTAGGACAAGAAACTTGTGGACCTGGAGGAATTGCTTATGGAATGCGTTCAATTGGTGGAGTTATTGAATTAGTCGACTTTATGGAAAAATATTCACCAAATGCTTGGATGCTGAACTACTCAAATCCTGCGGCAATTGTGGCAGAAGCAACTAGAAGATTACGTCCAAACTCTAAGATATTAAATATCTGTGATATGCCAATTGGAATTGAAATAAGAATGGCTGAAACGCTTGGATTGAAATCAAGAAAAGATATGGTAGTCAGATACTTTGGATTGAATCACTTTGGTTGGTGGACAGATATTAGAGATAAACAAGGAAATGATTTAATGCCTGCATTAAGAGAAAAAGTTGCGAAAGTTGGATATAATGTGGAAATTGAAGGTGAAAATACAGAAGCAAGCTGGAATGACACATTTACAAAAGCAAAAGATGTGTTTGCAGTTGATCCGACAACAATGCCAAATACTTATTTAAAATATTATTTATTCCCTGATTATGTAGTGAAACATTCAAATCCTAATCACACAAGAGCAAATGAAGTAATGGAAGGAAGAGAAAAATTTGTATTCGGTGAATGTAGAGCAATCGCTGAAAAAGGAACTGCAAAAGACAGTAAACTTCACGTGGATGATCACGCTTCATACATAGTTGACTTGGCGAGAGCAATAGCTTATAACACAAAAGAAAGAATGCTGTTAATCGTAGAAAATGACGGGGCAATCTCAAACTTTGATCCAACTGCAATGGTTGAAATTCCTTGTATAGTAGGTTCAAACGGGCCTGAAAAAATCGTTCAAGGTAAAATTCCTCAATTCCAAAAAGGGCTTATGGAACAACAAGTATCAGTTGAAAAATTGACAGTAGAAGCATGGATAGAAGGTTCGTATCAAAAATTATGGCAAGCAATCACATTGTCAAGAACTGTACCGAGTGCCTCTGTTGCAAAAGCAATATTAGATGATTTAATTGAAGCAAATAAAGACTTCTGGCCAGTATTGAAATAG
- a CDS encoding glycoside hydrolase family 13 protein, with product MDIKKLNKKWWKKEVGYQIYPRSFYDSNNDGIGDLNGITEKLDYLKDLGITLIWVCPIFKSPMDDNGYDISDYYDVNPEFGTKEDLERLIAEAEKRGIKIILDLVINHTSDEHEWFLEALRNPESKYRDYYIFKRGENGLPPTNWRSHFGGSAWEKVEGETDENGNEMYYLHLFSKKQPDLNWENPEVREELYKMVNYWLEKGIAGFRVDAINSIKKNARYLDLPVDGADGFAYSIKYTLNQPGIEEFLGELAKKTFKKHNCMTVAETPLLEYERYNDFIGADGFFSMIFDFSYSDLDMAKEGFYYSVQDVKISELRNKIFESQLTQQKYGWGAPFLENHDLPRSLNKFLGEKANEINAKLLATLFFFLRGTPFIYQGQEIGMDNFERTDIAQFDDIASKDQYQRALGEGFSPKEALYFVNKRSRDNSRTPFQWNSSKNAGFSKNEDVKAWIELTRSQDKVNAESQINNENSIFAHYKNMIELRQNGKYSDCLTFGEFIPVELENDEIIAYIRKYENQKVLCINNFSDKNQQVELSEIAKNIGKKEIKLRDILINNYGNIENDGKVLVLERYQSLLVAI from the coding sequence ATGGATATAAAAAAATTAAATAAAAAATGGTGGAAAAAAGAAGTTGGATATCAAATTTATCCAAGAAGTTTTTATGACAGTAATAACGATGGAATTGGGGATTTGAATGGAATTACAGAAAAGTTGGATTATTTGAAGGATTTAGGAATAACGCTTATTTGGGTTTGTCCGATATTTAAGTCGCCAATGGATGACAATGGGTATGATATTTCAGATTATTATGATGTGAATCCTGAATTTGGGACAAAGGAAGATTTGGAGAGATTGATTGCGGAGGCTGAAAAAAGAGGAATAAAAATAATTCTAGATTTAGTAATTAATCATACTTCTGATGAGCACGAGTGGTTTTTGGAAGCATTGAGAAATCCTGAAAGTAAGTATAGAGATTACTATATTTTTAAAAGAGGAGAAAACGGATTGCCACCGACAAACTGGAGAAGCCATTTTGGTGGTTCTGCTTGGGAAAAAGTTGAAGGGGAAACAGATGAAAACGGGAATGAAATGTATTATCTGCATTTATTCTCAAAAAAACAGCCTGACTTAAACTGGGAAAATCCTGAAGTTAGGGAAGAGCTTTACAAAATGGTAAATTATTGGCTTGAAAAGGGAATTGCTGGATTTAGAGTTGATGCAATTAATTCGATAAAAAAAAATGCAAGATATTTGGATTTGCCTGTTGATGGAGCGGATGGATTCGCCTACAGTATTAAATATACATTAAATCAACCTGGAATCGAGGAATTTTTGGGTGAATTAGCGAAAAAAACTTTTAAAAAGCATAATTGTATGACTGTGGCTGAAACGCCGTTGTTGGAGTATGAAAGATACAATGATTTTATTGGTGCAGACGGATTTTTTTCAATGATTTTTGATTTCAGTTATTCAGATTTGGATATGGCGAAAGAAGGTTTTTATTATTCAGTGCAGGATGTGAAAATTAGCGAATTAAGAAATAAAATTTTTGAAAGTCAATTGACACAGCAGAAATATGGCTGGGGAGCACCATTCCTTGAAAATCATGACTTACCTAGAAGTTTAAATAAATTTTTAGGGGAAAAAGCAAATGAAATAAATGCAAAACTACTTGCAACATTATTTTTCTTTTTACGTGGGACACCGTTTATCTATCAGGGACAGGAAATAGGAATGGACAATTTTGAGAGAACTGATATAGCACAGTTTGATGATATTGCCAGCAAAGATCAGTATCAGCGTGCATTGGGAGAAGGATTTTCTCCTAAAGAAGCACTATATTTTGTAAACAAAAGAAGCCGTGACAATTCAAGAACACCTTTCCAATGGAATAGCAGTAAAAATGCTGGATTTTCAAAAAATGAAGATGTAAAAGCATGGATAGAATTAACTAGAAGTCAAGATAAAGTAAATGCAGAATCTCAAATAAATAATGAAAATTCAATTTTTGCCCATTATAAAAATATGATTGAGTTACGGCAAAATGGAAAATATTCAGATTGTCTAACTTTTGGAGAATTTATTCCAGTAGAATTGGAAAATGATGAAATAATCGCATATATAAGAAAATATGAAAATCAGAAAGTTCTTTGTATCAATAATTTTTCTGACAAAAATCAGCAAGTGGAATTAAGTGAAATTGCCAAAAATATTGGTAAAAAAGAAATCAAATTAAGAGATATTTTGATTAATAATTATGGGAATATTGAAAATGACGGAAAAGTGTTAGTTCTTGAAAGATATCAAAGTTTATTAGTTGCAATTTAA
- a CDS encoding HAD family hydrolase: MKIKGILFDFNGTMLFDSALQEDVWKKFLRSKIGREITNEEIHKYIHGGNNKTALSYFFNKNFSNEEVQKLGEEKESMYRDMCLKDEKMFKLVKGLPEFLNKLKEAGIPITIATGAPISNVKFYFEHLNLGKWFDINKVVYTDGSFKGKPEPDIFLKAAKNINVDIENCAVFEDAILGIEAAKRANAAKIIAVSSTLENNKLLSIDGISYVIKDFTEISVDNL, encoded by the coding sequence ATGAAAATAAAAGGGATATTATTTGATTTTAATGGAACAATGCTTTTTGATAGTGCTTTACAGGAAGATGTATGGAAAAAATTTTTAAGAAGCAAAATTGGTAGGGAAATAACAAATGAAGAAATTCATAAGTATATTCATGGTGGAAATAATAAAACTGCACTTTCATACTTTTTTAACAAAAATTTTTCAAATGAAGAAGTTCAAAAACTAGGAGAAGAAAAGGAAAGCATGTATCGGGATATGTGCCTAAAAGATGAGAAAATGTTCAAATTAGTAAAAGGATTGCCAGAATTTCTTAATAAGTTAAAAGAGGCTGGTATTCCAATTACTATAGCAACAGGTGCTCCGATAAGCAATGTAAAATTTTATTTTGAACATCTAAATTTGGGCAAATGGTTTGATATAAATAAAGTTGTTTATACTGACGGAAGTTTTAAAGGAAAGCCAGAACCAGATATTTTTTTGAAAGCAGCCAAAAATATAAATGTGGATATTGAAAACTGTGCAGTATTTGAAGATGCGATACTTGGAATAGAGGCGGCAAAAAGGGCAAATGCTGCAAAAATTATAGCTGTTTCCTCGACTCTTGAGAACAATAAATTATTATCAATTGACGGGATTTCGTATGTTATAAAAGATTTTACGGAAATATCAGTAGATAATCTGTAA
- a CDS encoding type II toxin-antitoxin system RelE family toxin, producing the protein MKYSLMYSEKAQKQLNKLDNSMKSKILKYIDQNLFDTDNPKKFGKALRYNLKGFWRYRVENYRIIVKIEENELLILVVQIDKRDKIYI; encoded by the coding sequence ATGAAATATAGTCTAATGTACTCTGAAAAAGCGCAGAAACAACTAAATAAACTAGATAATTCTATGAAATCAAAAATTTTAAAATATATTGATCAAAATCTTTTTGATACAGATAATCCAAAAAAATTTGGAAAAGCTTTGAGATATAATCTAAAAGGATTCTGGAGATATCGAGTTGAAAATTATAGAATTATTGTAAAAATTGAAGAAAACGAATTACTTATTTTGGTTGTTCAAATAGATAAAAGGGATAAAATTTATATTTAA
- a CDS encoding DUF6290 family protein — protein sequence MITVSINANPDIENKINNYVKENNINLNQVMLDLILEKIEDEEDYKLAVEAYEEEKDNRENWISHEDLIKKLGLENEI from the coding sequence ATGATAACCGTTTCTATAAACGCTAATCCTGACATAGAAAATAAAATAAACAATTATGTTAAGGAAAATAATATCAATTTAAACCAAGTAATGTTAGATTTAATTCTTGAAAAAATCGAAGATGAAGAGGACTATAAGTTGGCTGTTGAGGCTTATGAAGAAGAAAAAGACAACAGAGAAAACTGGATTAGCCACGAAGATTTAATAAAAAAATTAGGGTTGGAAAATGAAATATAG
- a CDS encoding amino acid ABC transporter permease, with amino-acid sequence MDKKVHKIMKNIEKLRKVLKISYFLIIVAVGLILTFPKELKPNEWKLYIVDSYLITTVGLTIGGALIGIFLGMFLAFLKFLRTNFPVFDMIKEIIIDEYIDIMRGTPMILQLLILSVLIKLFANYWIAMIALGLNSAAYVAEVVRSGIESIDKGQMEAARATGMPYKMAMNEIIMPQAIKNILPALVNEFITLFKETSVVGYISVVDITMNSNGLQATYYSVGPILFTGIIYYVSVKIFSFLGRMLEMRLRRND; translated from the coding sequence GTGGACAAAAAAGTTCATAAAATTATGAAAAATATAGAAAAGTTAAGAAAAGTATTAAAAATATCATATTTTCTAATAATTGTGGCAGTTGGTTTGATATTGACATTTCCAAAAGAATTGAAACCAAATGAGTGGAAACTTTACATCGTTGACAGTTATTTGATAACAACAGTTGGTTTGACAATTGGAGGAGCTTTGATTGGAATATTTTTGGGGATGTTTTTAGCATTTTTAAAATTTTTGAGAACAAACTTTCCAGTTTTTGATATGATAAAAGAAATAATAATTGATGAATACATAGATATAATGCGTGGAACGCCTATGATATTACAATTACTTATACTTTCAGTACTTATAAAATTATTTGCTAACTATTGGATAGCGATGATTGCACTAGGATTAAATAGTGCTGCCTATGTTGCAGAAGTAGTTCGTTCGGGAATTGAAAGTATTGATAAAGGACAAATGGAAGCGGCAAGGGCAACAGGTATGCCTTACAAAATGGCAATGAATGAAATAATTATGCCACAAGCGATAAAAAATATATTACCCGCACTTGTAAATGAGTTTATTACATTATTTAAAGAAACATCGGTTGTGGGATATATAAGTGTCGTTGATATAACAATGAATAGTAACGGACTTCAAGCAACTTATTACAGTGTTGGACCAATATTATTTACAGGTATTATTTATTATGTGAGCGTAAAAATATTTTCATTTTTAGGAAGAATGCTGGAAATGAGGTTGAGAAGAAATGACTAA
- a CDS encoding amino acid ABC transporter ATP-binding protein, translated as MIKIKNLKKSYGKLEVLKGIDTKIREGEVISIIGPSGSGKSTFLRCINRLEEPTSGQIFIHGTDVLGKKVNINKIRENVGMVFQHFNLYPHKTVLENITLGPIKLKKISKTEAGKKAVELLKKVGLEDKRDVYPNKLSGGQKQRVAIARALAMDPKIMLFDEPTSALDPEMIGEVLKVMKELAQAGMTMIVVTHEMGFARNVANRVFFMDDGYILEDDLPKEIFDNPKNERTKEFLKKVLNPID; from the coding sequence ATGATTAAAATAAAAAATCTTAAAAAGTCATACGGTAAATTGGAAGTTTTAAAAGGAATTGATACAAAAATAAGAGAAGGTGAAGTAATTTCAATAATAGGACCGTCTGGTTCAGGAAAATCAACTTTTTTAAGATGTATTAACAGACTTGAAGAGCCAACTTCAGGGCAAATTTTTATACATGGGACGGATGTTTTAGGAAAAAAAGTAAACATAAATAAAATTCGTGAAAATGTCGGAATGGTCTTTCAGCATTTTAATTTGTATCCTCACAAAACTGTACTTGAAAATATTACTTTGGGACCAATAAAATTAAAAAAAATCTCAAAAACGGAAGCGGGAAAAAAGGCAGTTGAACTTTTAAAAAAAGTTGGCTTGGAAGATAAAAGAGATGTTTATCCAAATAAATTGTCAGGAGGACAAAAACAAAGGGTGGCAATTGCAAGGGCGTTAGCAATGGATCCTAAAATTATGCTATTTGATGAACCTACGAGTGCGCTTGATCCTGAGATGATAGGAGAAGTTCTAAAAGTTATGAAAGAACTGGCTCAAGCAGGAATGACAATGATTGTGGTTACTCATGAAATGGGATTTGCAAGAAATGTTGCAAATAGAGTGTTCTTTATGGATGATGGATATATTTTGGAAGATGATTTACCAAAAGAGATTTTTGACAATCCAAAAAATGAAAGAACAAAAGAGTTTTTGAAAAAAGTTTTGAATCCAATTGATTAG
- a CDS encoding basic amino acid ABC transporter substrate-binding protein, with the protein MKKVFLMLTLLVFGLTSCGGNKAAKDSKKLRVGLNAVFAPFEYKENGQVVGFDVDLINEIAKDLNYETEIIDQSFDGLIPSLKAGKIDVIVSGMTATDDRRKSVDFTDDYFVSKQLYIRKKGNSSVTPSTLKGKKIGVLLGSIQEIAARKINGAVVVPNKSIVNTILDLKMGKVDALIMDNVVAIEYMKKNPEMEIFDEKVDNDGMAMAFDKGKNAELIQKINAELKKLKENGKYDELLKKYDLRK; encoded by the coding sequence ATGAAAAAAGTATTTTTAATGTTAACATTGTTAGTTTTTGGACTGACTTCATGTGGCGGAAATAAAGCGGCAAAGGACTCAAAAAAATTGAGAGTGGGATTGAATGCAGTATTTGCACCGTTTGAATATAAAGAGAATGGGCAAGTTGTAGGATTTGATGTGGATTTAATAAATGAGATTGCAAAAGATTTAAACTATGAAACCGAAATTATTGACCAGTCGTTTGATGGACTTATTCCTTCATTAAAAGCTGGAAAAATTGACGTTATAGTTTCAGGAATGACAGCGACAGATGACAGAAGAAAATCAGTGGATTTCACAGATGACTACTTTGTGTCAAAACAACTTTACATCAGAAAAAAAGGTAACAGCTCAGTTACGCCTTCAACTTTAAAAGGAAAGAAAATTGGAGTCTTACTTGGGTCAATACAGGAAATTGCAGCTAGAAAAATTAATGGTGCTGTTGTTGTGCCAAATAAGAGTATTGTAAATACAATCTTAGATTTAAAAATGGGAAAAGTTGACGCTCTTATAATGGATAACGTAGTTGCAATTGAATATATGAAAAAAAATCCTGAAATGGAAATTTTTGATGAAAAAGTGGATAATGATGGAATGGCAATGGCATTTGACAAAGGAAAAAATGCTGAGTTAATTCAGAAGATAAATGCAGAACTTAAGAAATTAAAAGAAAATGGAAAATATGATGAGTTACTTAAAAAATATGATTTAAGAAAATAA
- a CDS encoding OmpA family protein, protein MKKPVVLAMSSIVAMSVPTVSGKVTTSEMRKEIIRANVADVTEEDEEEDVPTLDPPNPEKPVDDPDLITVSLTRDGTGTKIDKDENDVQKKNSDLSLTQKKISKAVDETPLDENDKFELTKSDFISLRSHELVFDKNSAELKKAAYPILEDVKAYVEKNDFLVSVVGYTDTTGMKSYNKRLSQKRAENVSSNLLNIGLAEDRIVSVMGRGEKNPISSNDTEEGRIKNRRVEFKFIKKGQI, encoded by the coding sequence ATGAAAAAACCGGTAGTGTTAGCGATGTCCTCGATTGTAGCAATGTCAGTACCGACTGTTTCAGGCAAAGTGACAACTTCGGAAATGAGAAAAGAAATCATTCGTGCAAATGTAGCTGATGTGACAGAAGAAGATGAAGAAGAAGATGTGCCAACATTGGATCCGCCTAATCCTGAAAAGCCCGTAGATGATCCTGATTTGATAACAGTTTCACTCACTCGGGACGGAACAGGTACAAAGATAGATAAAGATGAAAATGATGTTCAAAAGAAAAATTCCGATTTGAGTTTGACACAGAAAAAAATTTCTAAAGCAGTTGACGAAACACCATTAGATGAAAATGACAAGTTTGAGTTGACAAAGTCTGATTTTATTTCACTTCGTTCTCATGAATTAGTTTTTGATAAAAATAGTGCTGAGCTAAAAAAAGCAGCTTATCCTATATTGGAAGATGTAAAAGCTTATGTTGAAAAAAATGATTTTTTAGTTTCGGTAGTTGGATATACTGATACAACTGGTATGAAATCATATAATAAAAGATTATCACAAAAAAGGGCAGAAAATGTTAGTTCCAATCTTTTAAATATTGGTCTTGCAGAAGATAGAATTGTAAGTGTAATGGGACGGGGCGAAAAAAATCCCATAAGTTCAAATGATACTGAAGAAGGAAGAATCAAAAATAGAAGAGTGGAATTTAAATTTATAAAAAAAGGTCAAATATAA
- the ytvI gene encoding sporulation integral membrane protein YtvI: MASYKDFDFKKLYFIVYIALILLVVFLLFKLGIFLFPFTLALFISIIIRPLTRFLMNKLKFSRKTASIISIVTFLIVFFGIIGILSLKFFVEIYKLSQNLNSYSTDIQKLWTENVKKIYIYLGNFPAGFNDQLNNTINSFVSKGSVKIGSFINAVISFVTSIPTLILYIVITILSTFFMILDRDEILNYLEHQLPKSWLDKVFSIKTEMFTVLVSYLKAQAILGTICLIESLILLNLLAFLKFDVPYPLLMSIIICIADILPILGAGTILIPWSILSFATRNIKLGIALLICYLIIMSVRQMLEPKLISQNLGVHPLITLISMYSGFKVFGVSGFLIGPVVMIILKNVFSKELEVGFFRDIFGDAGDNSNKKIQKKDK; the protein is encoded by the coding sequence ATGGCTAGTTATAAAGATTTTGACTTTAAAAAATTATATTTTATTGTATACATAGCTCTAATTTTATTAGTAGTTTTTTTACTGTTTAAACTGGGAATTTTTTTATTTCCATTTACTCTTGCACTATTTATTTCAATAATAATTCGACCACTTACAAGGTTTTTAATGAATAAATTGAAGTTTTCCAGAAAAACGGCTTCCATAATTTCAATTGTAACATTTTTAATAGTATTTTTCGGAATAATTGGAATTCTCTCTTTAAAATTTTTTGTTGAAATTTATAAATTATCTCAAAATTTAAATAGTTATAGCACTGATATTCAAAAGTTATGGACAGAAAATGTTAAAAAAATTTATATTTATCTAGGTAATTTTCCCGCTGGATTTAATGATCAGCTAAACAATACAATAAATAGCTTTGTTTCAAAGGGCTCTGTAAAAATTGGCTCTTTTATAAATGCTGTTATCAGTTTTGTTACATCTATTCCAACTTTAATTTTATATATTGTGATTACAATTTTATCTACTTTTTTTATGATTTTAGATAGAGATGAGATACTTAATTATTTGGAGCATCAATTGCCAAAAAGTTGGCTTGATAAAGTGTTCAGCATAAAAACGGAAATGTTTACAGTGCTTGTTTCATATTTAAAAGCACAGGCAATTTTAGGAACTATTTGTCTTATTGAATCATTAATATTATTAAATTTACTGGCGTTTTTAAAATTTGATGTACCGTATCCCCTTTTAATGTCCATCATCATTTGTATTGCTGATATTTTACCAATTTTAGGTGCTGGGACAATTTTAATTCCTTGGTCTATTCTATCTTTTGCTACAAGAAATATAAAATTGGGAATTGCACTACTTATTTGTTATTTAATAATTATGTCAGTAAGACAGATGTTGGAACCAAAATTAATAAGTCAAAATTTGGGAGTTCATCCTTTGATTACTCTTATTTCAATGTATTCAGGCTTTAAAGTCTTTGGAGTCAGCGGATTTTTAATCGGACCTGTTGTCATGATTATTTTAAAAAATGTCTTTTCAAAAGAACTGGAAGTCGGATTCTTCAGAGATATTTTTGGAGATGCTGGAGACAACAGCAATAAAAAGATACAAAAAAAAGACAAATAG
- a CDS encoding helicase: protein MKLGLDQKNNVERIFKFMKNKERTIRIYRKVDVNESMEERHKKVMEGLSKLEAPLGLKDSEIPEVPDFGIEIRAYYRTKNSKTKGVSIEGVYRWRGLKYVTWDELLYEFKITYNLIDYKKIIYEDLPKVINIFDPYVADLYVAYNGSYEEGRTPETRTYGESINPEFLKLKEKNCNIGMLEDVLFTLSPVMYFNEESYTKLIKIPKEELLERLKGKANEVLLLEKGIYIIFNDKADITYKEFVEMNNIFKPLLGLI from the coding sequence ATGAAATTAGGATTAGACCAGAAAAATAATGTTGAAAGGATATTTAAATTTATGAAAAATAAAGAAAGAACCATCAGAATATACAGAAAAGTAGATGTAAATGAGTCAATGGAAGAAAGACATAAGAAAGTTATGGAAGGGCTGTCGAAACTGGAAGCTCCTTTAGGCTTAAAAGACAGTGAGATCCCGGAAGTACCAGATTTTGGTATAGAAATAAGAGCCTATTACCGTACAAAAAATTCTAAAACTAAAGGAGTTTCAATAGAAGGTGTATATAGATGGAGAGGACTTAAATATGTAACTTGGGATGAGTTACTATATGAATTTAAGATAACATACAATCTGATAGACTATAAGAAAATAATATATGAAGATCTTCCAAAGGTAATAAATATTTTTGATCCTTATGTTGCTGATTTATATGTAGCTTATAATGGTTCCTACGAAGAAGGAAGAACACCGGAAACAAGAACATATGGAGAAAGTATAAATCCTGAATTTTTAAAACTGAAGGAGAAAAATTGTAACATAGGAATGCTGGAAGATGTATTATTTACACTATCCCCAGTGATGTATTTCAATGAAGAGAGTTATACTAAGCTAATAAAAATACCTAAGGAAGAGCTTCTAGAAAGACTCAAAGGGAAAGCGAATGAAGTTCTGTTACTTGAAAAGGGTATATACATTATCTTTAATGACAAGGCAGATATTACTTATAAAGAATTTGTGGAAATGAATAATATATTTAAACCGTTATTAGGATTAATCTAA
- a CDS encoding ankyrin repeat domain-containing protein: MSKYKTIWAAVRFGTLKDVIEIFKKGDEKIGDASGDSILFDALANTNSIARYEITNFLINKGADVKAVTEDGISLFFPLFSYGWTDIVKTTILCKTLLEKGADITTIYKKEKTVSFKELFNIGAPEMEMLPLYQLIFSQPGLPLLVKDKWGLTVIEFARRSNRPIAVKMMEDYVKKYNLKEEN; this comes from the coding sequence ATGTCAAAATATAAAACAATATGGGCAGCAGTAAGATTTGGAACATTAAAAGATGTTATAGAAATATTCAAAAAAGGAGATGAAAAAATTGGAGATGCATCAGGAGATAGTATCTTATTTGATGCATTAGCAAATACTAATAGCATTGCACGTTATGAAATTACTAATTTTTTAATAAATAAAGGAGCTGATGTTAAAGCAGTAACAGAAGATGGGATAAGTTTATTTTTCCCGTTATTCTCATATGGTTGGACAGATATAGTAAAAACAACAATATTATGTAAAACATTATTGGAAAAAGGCGCGGATATAACAACAATATATAAGAAAGAGAAAACGGTTTCTTTCAAGGAATTATTTAATATTGGTGCTCCTGAAATGGAAATGTTACCGTTATACCAACTGATATTTTCTCAACCAGGACTTCCTCTTTTAGTAAAGGATAAATGGGGATTAACAGTGATTGAATTTGCCAGAAGATCTAATAGGCCAATAGCAGTGAAAATGATGGAAGATTATGTAAAGAAATATAATTTGAAAGAAGAAAATTAG